GTTGGCCACGAGAAAGCTGGACAGCGCGTGGGCCAGGGTCGCGGCCGGGAGGCTCGGCCGCCGCAGAAAGATGCTCGCGATCACCAGTCCGCCGCCGAGCGTATAAAGGACGAGGAACGGGTTCGGGAGATGGAAGAAGGCGAAGAGTCCCGCCGCGACGATCGCCGCCGGCGTGTCGCGGCGCAGGATCTGGCGGAGCCGGTTGGTGAGGAATGCGAGGAGGCAGAACTGCTGCAGCAATGCCCAGGTCAGAAACCAGGGGATGCGCCCGGGAGACGGCCAGTCCTGCTCGGAGAAACGGACGATGGCCGACCGGAACAGCAACAGGACGATGCCGCGGTACGCGGCGGCCGCCCCCAGGTAGAGCGCCAGATCCCCGGGGAAACCTCGGAGCTTAAGTCCCGTTTGCGCCCATCGGATTCCCTTCCTCCAGGCGAAGAAGGCCGCCATGGCGACGGCGAGCAAGGTGAAAGCCAGGCCCACCGCCGTCTTTCCTTGTGTCGCCGGAAGGAAGATCCAGATGTAGGCCGTGAGAATTGCGATGAAAGCCAGAACGTCCAAAGGCTTCGCCTGGAAGCGATTCGGGTTATCGGCGCTTCAACGCCTCGATGCGCCAGGAGAACTCCTCGACCAGGTTTTCTTCGGCCCCGCGCTCGATGTAGATGATGTGACCGCCCCGATCCACGAACCAGGTGGTGGGATAAGCCTCGATGATGTCCTCGTGGTCGGTGACATACCCGGCATCCCGCAGGACAGGAAAAGTAAGGCCTTCCTCCCGGATCCACTTCTGGACTACCGGCAGTGCATCGAAGGTATTGATCGACAGGATGACGACCTCGGGCTCGTCGCGGTACTTGTCCACGAGCTTCTGGAAGTAGGGGGCCGCTGTCTTGCAGCCCGGGCACCAAACCCCCCAGAAATCGATCACCCCGATCTTTCCCTCCAGCCGGTCTGAAGAGACTTCCTCGCCCGCCAGATCCTTGAGGCGGAAAGGCGGCAGCCTCATGGGAGGCTTCAGAGAGTCGGCCAGGAGACGCTCGCGGCGGATGGCCCTGCCCCGATCCTGCTGGGTCTCCAGGGTCGACTCGAATCCTTCCAGGCTGCCGTGCTGGTTCTCGTAGAGGCTCCTCAGAGCAGGCAGGCAGGGATTCTCCTTCCGCGACGGCAGGGTGGAGCATTCGCCGTAGAAGCGCCGCGCCTGATCCAGGTCTCTTCGTGACTCTGCCAGCCCGCCAAGGTGGAACAGGTTGACGAGCTGTCCCGGAGCGAGCTGCCGCGCCAGAACCAGCTCCTTTTCCGCCTCGGCTGTGCGGCCCTGCTTGAGCAGGACCCATCCCAGCGCATCATGCATCTCGCCGGTGGCCTCGTCGAGGTATTGCCTGTAGTTGGCCTCGTTCTTGAAGTCGGCTTTCTCCTTGGCCAGGTTCTCCTCGAGATCCGACAAACGCTCACGCACGAGCGCTTCGACCTCCCGCAGACCGACATTCCGATCGGCCAGCGCCAGCGCCCCTAACGCCACTCCCCGGCTGGCGCTTCCCCAGGGGTGCTTCGACATACCGCGCGTCACCCGCAGCAGCTCCTCTTCACTGGTCGCCGCGTCGTCCCTGATGGCGACGAACAGGGTCGAGTAGGCCTGGGGAAGAAGCCAGTCCCCCTTCTCGTCATGGCGGCTCACGTAATCCCACAGCGACTTCTTCAGAGTCTCGGTCGACTCCTTCTTGAGGAGATCGTCGAGGTTCCGCTCCGGATCCGGCGGGGCCTGGATCGGTCCCGGCTGGCCCTGGTCCGGCGGGCGCCGACGGGTTCCATAGAGATCGATCGCTTGCGACAGCCGGGTGATGCGATGGTAAAGGACCGTCTTGCCGATCGGATCTTCGCCGTGCTCCCGGAGAAGCTTGTCCTCCAAGGCCACCTGCTTGTCCCGCATGCCGAGGGCGCCATACTGTTCGGCGGCTCTCGCCAGTCCCCAGGGGCGCCCGCTTTCCGCTTCCAGCACTTTGAGGTCGGCCAGCACGGCCGCGCGCTCGTGCTGTTGCAGGGAGGGCTCCAGCATGTTGAATGCTTCCCAGTACGCCTTGTGGGCGGCCACCGAATCGGGGGCGAGCGCGACCGCGTTCTTCAGCAGCTGAAGTCCTTTCTCAGGCTCCCCCTGGTGCGACAGATACACCCCGTGCAGAAAGCGGGCATGGTAATTCCCAGGATCCCGCCGGCGCGCTTCCTCCAGGGTCGCGTAGGCGGCGGCAACCTGCTCCTCATTGGCCCGGATCTGCGTACCCAGGAGAAAGAGCGCCTGCGCTTTGACCACGAGAAGCTCGGCGGGGTCGGGAACTTCTCTCAGGTGAGCGTCGACGAATTCCGGGACTTCGCCGGCATGGTCCATCGAGAGGAGCAGGGACCAAGCCCTCATCCAGATGAAGTCGGGATGGTGGGGCCTCAGGGCGAGCGCTTTGGCGCTGGCCGCCAGGGCCTCGTTTCCTTGCTCGTCCGAGGTGCGCAACAGGCTCTCGGTGCCGGCGAGGGCGAACCAGCCCCATGGGTCGTTCGGGTGGTCCCGGGTCATCCGCCGCGCCACCTTCAACTTCCCATCATCGTCGCCGTACCCCTTGCGCGACCCGCCTGCGACGAAGTACCAGGCCAGCAGCTCCATCGACTGCGGAAACCGGCGGACCAAGTCGGCGCCTTCCTGTCTCGCTCCCTCGTAGTCCCCCGTGAAATACATCGTGCGCAGCCGCTCGGTCGCTGCACGAAGGCGCGCAGCCTGCACGGCCCGCCAGGCCTGGAAGCCGGCGATGATGAGGATCAGGGCCGCGGCCGCCAGGATGGCGAAGCGGAGGAGAGGGCGAGGGCGCGCGCTGGAGTCGGCTTCCATCGGTGAAGACCTTGAGCTTTTGGGGATTCTACTCCGATTCGCTCCGCCTCGATCAGTCTGCGGTATCCAATTGAGGTGCTTCCTGATTACGTAGACCGTGGCGCCGAGGGAATGCCGCGATGCCTTCTTCCTTGAATCGTGCCGGTGGGCAGTGTCAAGATGGTCCATCCCGTGAAGCCTCCGCGCTGGGGTAATGCGGTGCGGGAGCTTCCGCCGAGGACCCACCCTCATGATGTCCAGACTTCTGGTTCTGCTGACGATCCTGCTTGCTTTGCCCATCGGAAGCACGGTCCCGTGGGAGCCGCAGGAAGGCAAGAGCCTCCTGGGCTCGCATGCCCCCGAATGGAGCGGCATCACCTGGGTCCATGGCGGGCCGCTGACGCTGGAATCCCTGAAGGGAAAAGTAATTCTCCTCCGATTCTGGATGGGCGACTGCCCCTACTGCATTCATTCCGCCCCTGCTCTCCTGTCCCTCCGGAAGCAATATGGCGATCGCGGATTGGTCGTCGTCGGGCTGCACCATCCGAAGTCGGAGAAGGCTCGCGACATCGGATGGGTCTCCCGCAAGGCGGACGAGCTGGGGTTCGACTTCCCGGTAGGTCAGGATGATCAGTGGACGACCCTACGAGCCTATGGAGTCGGTACCGTCTTCCGACATTTCACTTCCGTGAGCTTCCTGATCGACCGGAACGGAATCATCCGCTTCGTCCACGATGGCGGGGAATTTCATCCAGACGGGGGGGCAGGGCACGAAGAGTGCAACCGTGCCTATGAGGCGCTGCAGGCAGCCGTCGAGACGACCCTCGCTCACAAGTGAGCGCGTTCCCGGCCCGCGGGAGTCTTGACAGCGCAGGACCGACTATCTCAGACTCTACCTTCTTCCCGACATCCCGGCGCTGTCCGCGAAGCTGAAGAGCTTTCTCGAGTTCGCTCGTCGGCCGTGTCGTGCATCGAGGGATCGCAAGCCAGGGGATCCAATGCTTCGAAGTCATCGGCTTCTGCTCACTTGCTGCGCCTTCCTTCTAATGCTCCCGAGCGCCCTGCCGGCGGCGGAAACGAGCACGCCGAACTCGTCGCTTCCATCCAACAAGGAGGACTGGATCCAGATCGAGACGGCGCATTTCAGGATCTACTCGAACGCCCCTGAAAGGCGCGCCCTGGAGCTGGGAAGGAGCCTGGAGCGCTTCCGGGCCGTGCTCGCGGCATTCCAGACCAATCTCCGCCTCGACACGCCTCAGCCCAACTTCATCTACATCTTCAAGAACCAGGAGAGCTTCAACGCCTACAACCTGCGCGTCGGCGGGAAGCTCGCGGAAGTATCAGGCCTGTTCCACCCGGGCTGGGACGCGAATTACATCATCATGTCGGCCGCCTGGAACCTCGACCCGCGCCCGACCATCTACCACGAGTTCACGCATCAGTTCGTCCGGAGCAATCTGGCGATCGTGCCGGCCTGGTTCAATGAGGGGCTCGCCGAGTATTTCAGCACTTTCGTCGGCGACGACAAGCGCGCCTCTCTGGGCAAGCCGGTGCCGGAGCACGTGCAGTGGCTTTCCTACAATGACTTCATCCCCCTCGAAAAGCTCTTCGAGCAGGACTACGATCCCGACTTCTACACGGAAGTGACGCGGGCGGGGACCTTCTACGCCGAGTCGTGGGCGCTCGTGCACTACCTTCTCGCCAACGGCGCCGAGCGCAAGTCCCAGACGGGCAAGTTCCTGGACGGCATCATTCAGGGGATGTCGCCGGAAGCGGCGTTGCAGGCCTCTCTCCATGTCTCGCTCTCCGGGCTGCAGAAGGAGTGCCAGGCCTATGTGGCACGCAACCGCTTCAATTACTCCGAGATCACCTTCAGCGACAAGTTCCGCGTCGATGACAGCGCCAAGGTGAGACCCATGGGCCGCAGCGAATCGCTGGCCCGACTGGGCGAGCTGCTCTTGAACCTCCAGGAGGAGAGGCTCCCGGATGCCGAGGCCCATCTGCGCGAAGCGCTGCGTCTGGACCCGGAGGGCGGGATTCCACTGATGAACATGGGAACGCTCCTGGCCGCGAAGGGGGAATTCGACAAGGCGGTTTCCCTCTTCGAGCGGGCGGCGGCCAGCCTGCCCGACGATCCGCTGCTGTACTACCGGGAGGCCCGGGCCCTCCTGCATCGCAAGGAAGGTGAGCGAGCCGTCGGCGAGGAGAGCATAGGATCCGCTCCTCCCGAAACGGTGGAGCGCGCGCGGGTCCTGCTCAAGCGCACCCTCAAGATCCGGCCTTCCTTCGCGGAGGCCTATATCGAGCTGGGGAACCTCTCCGATGCGCCGGGGGGAAGCCTCGAGGAAGGGATCGAGGCGCTGGAGAAGGCCAGGACCTTGATGCCGTCGCGCCTGGACGTCACCATGAACCTCTTCTTCCTCAACCTGAAGATGGGCAACCGCGCCGCCGCCCAGGAGCTTTTCGACAAGGCGATCGTCCCCCAGCGGGACGAGGAGTCGATCCGGTGGGCGAGACTGCGGCTTGAATACGATGCCCAGGTGCGTGCGGCCGGAAAGGCAGAAGCCGTGGCTCCCGAGGGACCCGGCACTCCCGTCCCCGTGCCGGATGAAGCCCTGTTCCAGGAGCGCAAGCGCTCCTACGTACAGATCCTCGAGGAAGCGCTGAAGACCACCTCCGACCCGGAAAGCCGCAAGCGCCTCGAGGCGGAGATAGCGCGGGCACAGGCCACGATCTATTTGCCCGGGCAGATCGATGCCTTCAACAAGGCGGTGGACCTGGCCAATGCGAAGGATTATCCCAGCGCCGTGACGATCCTGGAAAAGCTGCTGCCGCAGGTGCAGGATGAGGAGCTGCGCACCCGCGTGGAAGCGATGCTCGCCGACCTGAAGAAGCGCGTGACGCAATAGCGGCGCTGCACTCCCACGCGCGCCGAGCCTTCGAAGTTGATTCCCGCATTTCGGTGGGCCAGAATACCCCGGTCTTCCTCGTGGAAATCCTCCGATGCCCACCCTGCCGGTGCCGACGACTACTCCCAGCCAGGCCGAGCGCCTGAGCGTGCGGGCCGTCTACCTCGAAGGGCAGATCGATCTCAAGAGCTTTCGCGCCCACAACTCCGAGTACCCGGTCCTGGCCGCCGATCCGCTGATCGTCGAGCCGGTGCGCGGCAGCTTCCTGGTCATCACCAAGTTCGGGGCCCTCGTCTTCTGGAACTGTCCGGAGCCGCTGCAGCGCACGATCCTCTCGGACACCCGTCAGCTGATGGGCGGTTCCCATGCCGAGAAGATGGAGGACTCGCTGGACGTGCTGGTGGGCACCACAGAAAACGCCGTCACCTTCAACGAGGTGCGGCTCAAAGAGCTTTCCCTCGATCGAGTCAGCATCATCTCGCAGGCGGTCGCCCAGTCGGTGGCCCTGGATCACATCGAGCGGGAGGTGGCGGGCGCGCTGAAGGGATTCGAGCCGGTCGTTGTCGACATCCACAGCACCGGTCGCCTCCGGCTCTCGGTGCGACAGGTTCTCAAGGCGGTCGGCTTCGCCTTGCAGGTGCGCTCGACCGTGCTCGCCAACCTGACGCTCTTCGACCGCCCGCCGGAAACCTGGGAAAGCGAGATGCTGGAGCGGCTCGACAGCCAGCTGTACGACTTCTTCGACCTGGAGGAGCGCCTCTCGGCCATCAACCAGAAGGTGGCCTACTTCACCGACATGAGCTCCATCTTCATGAATCTGCTGAGCGATCGCCGCAACGTCCAGCTCGAGCTCACCATCGTCGTCCTGATTCTCATCGAGGTCGTGGTCTTCCTCTGGTCGATCCTCCGCTGAAAAGACTCGCCCGACTTTCACCCCGAATTCTCCCCCTCGAGAAAAAAAGCAGTCCGCGAAGGATTTCCCGGTCCGGGCCCCTCTAATCCCCGGAGCTTATCCAGCAGAACCCGGCTGCCGGCCCGTCTCGGAATCGGCCTGACCGGGTGCGAGGTGGTTCGTCAATTGTCGGTCGACCAGGGCAGGCTGCCGCACGACGGCAAGGCCTTCCGGAACTTCCATCTTCTCCGTGGCGGAGTCCCTCTCCTGATTCTGGCCATGACGGCGGCCCCCTGCACCGCCGCCACCCAGGGGGGGCCGCGGCTCTGCGGTCCCATCGCCGAGTCGGCCCCGTACGATGAGCCGGTGCTCGGGGACACTCCGGCGGACGATGGCTCCGCATCTTCCGATGCAGCTCTGAGCGACGGGTCCTCATCACTGGACGGCACCTCCGAGGAGCAGCAGGCGGTCGCGTCCGAGGACGAAGCCTCCGATAAGCCCTACTGGCGAACCAACCTCTTCCGTCGCTTCTTCTCGGATCAGAAGTACCTGTTCACCGATTGGCTGCCGGCCGAAGTGCATCGTCCGGGATTCATCTATCCGGTCCTCCTCGGGACGGGCATCGCCCTGGCGGCCGGCCGCGATGCCGACGCGAGCCAGCCGGACCTGGGATTCGAGAGGGATTTCAGCTCCGACACCGGAGGAGCCACCCTGAGTACGGCGCACGTCTTCACCAATCTCGGCGACGCGCCCGCCGGCCTTTTCCTGATCGGCACCGCCTACCTGGCCGGGCGTTGGAGCGGGCACGACCGATTCGCGGAATCGGCCAGCCTGTCGGCGGAGGCGGTTCTCGACACCGGGCTTTGGGTTTCGGTCCTGAAGCATTTGACGGCCCGCACCCGCCCGAACGCCGGCGGCACCGGCCAGTTCTTCCAGTACAATCCGCCGCCAGGCCAGAAGAACGACTCCTTTCCCTCCGGCCATGCTTCCGGGGCTTTCGCGGCCGCCACGGTGTTCGCGGGAATGTATCGAGAGCAGCACCGTTGGGTGCCCTGGGTCGCCTACGGGACCGCCGGTCTGGTCGCCGCGTCGCGGGTCGCGCTGGGCCGCCACTTCCCCACCGACGTCTTCGTCGGCGCCCTCGTCGGCAACAGCTTCGGGCGGATGGTGCTTTCGCGAGACCAGCCGGTGGAGAAGCGAGCCTCTTCCGGGCTCACACCCTTTTACGATCCCGCGAGCGGCGCGGAGGGGGTTACTTGGCACCGCGAATGGTGAGCTCTCAGGGGAATACGGTAGGGAGAATACCCCTTCAAGACGCTTTCGCACTCGGGTGAATCATAGGGAATACGAAGGGTCGAATCCGTGGCTGCGGGCTGGAGCACTTGCTATCATGGGGTACCCGGTCTCAACTGAGGGAGGACCAACCATGGCCCAGGTATTTTCCTCAATGGGAGAGGCGGCCGATCGCAGAATCAACCAGATGGCCGACGCTTCCCGCGACCAATTCAATCGGTTCAAGAGCAAGAGCCTGGAAGAAGTCTTTGCGGATACTTCTGCCTTTCTGAAGAGCAACGCGGGCAGGATCCTCATTGGGGCGCTCGCGACAGCGCTTCTCGTCTCGGTTTTCATGAGGAAAGAAAAGACTACTCTGGTAGAGTGATCAGGCAGGTCGCATGGGGCCGCGCTTCGGCGCGGCCCTTTTTTTGTGCCGCGACGGAGAAGCTCAAGGGTAAACGCAGCGAAAGCCGACATTGGGGTAGCCGCGCGCGGGATCGTAGGGGGCCCGCTTGTGGATTCTTTGAGCGTATGGCGGCGCGGCGAAGCCGCCTCCTCGGATGACCTGCTTCCCGTACGCAGCGGCATCATCGAGCTCGGGCAGACGGATCGCCCATTCCCACACGTTGCCCACCATGTTCTGCACTCCGAACGGGCTGGCGCCTCCCGGGAAACTCGCCACCGGCGCGCTGAGCTGGAAGCCGTCTGCCTTTCCGTCGTCCCCCCAGTTGAGCAGCGCCGGATTCCATTTGTCTCCCCACGGAAAGAGCCGTTGGCCCCCGGCCGCTTTCTCCCATTGCGCCTCGTCGGGGAGATCTCCGAGGCGCCAGAGACAATAGGATCGCGCTTGCTCGAAAGTGACGCATACCGCAGGGCGGTCATGCTGCTCCAGAATCTCCCGATCTGCCTCTGAAGGAACGGTGCCGTCGCCGTAACGGCAGGCGGGCCAGTCGGCAGGCATGCAGGCGCCCACGGCAACACACTCGCGGTACCGCTCCTGGCTTACTTCGAAACGATCGATCTCGAAGTCGTTCAGGCTGCGACGGGCCCTGCGTCCCTCGTTCTGGAGGATTTGGGGACCGCACGCGGCCCCCGGCGGGGAAGTCGACGCGCACAGCGTTTGGGCCTTTCGCTGAAGACCAGAGGATGCGCCCGCCTGATAGCGCCCGCCCCACACCGGTACCCGGTCGGTCGCCGCCTCCAAGGCGAGGCAGGAGTCAAGGACCAGCGCGCAGGCCATCGCGACTCTCAGCCAACGCAACCCATGTTTTCCCATAGTCGCTCTCCACGCTCAAGCTCG
This genomic stretch from Candidatus Polarisedimenticolia bacterium harbors:
- a CDS encoding CPBP family glutamic-type intramembrane protease is translated as MDVLAFIAILTAYIWIFLPATQGKTAVGLAFTLLAVAMAAFFAWRKGIRWAQTGLKLRGFPGDLALYLGAAAAYRGIVLLLFRSAIVRFSEQDWPSPGRIPWFLTWALLQQFCLLAFLTNRLRQILRRDTPAAIVAAGLFAFFHLPNPFLVLYTLGGGLVIASIFLRRPSLPAATLAHALSSFLVANLLPGAITGWMRVGPLYWGRH
- a CDS encoding redoxin domain-containing protein, with the translated sequence MEADSSARPRPLLRFAILAAAALILIIAGFQAWRAVQAARLRAATERLRTMYFTGDYEGARQEGADLVRRFPQSMELLAWYFVAGGSRKGYGDDDGKLKVARRMTRDHPNDPWGWFALAGTESLLRTSDEQGNEALAASAKALALRPHHPDFIWMRAWSLLLSMDHAGEVPEFVDAHLREVPDPAELLVVKAQALFLLGTQIRANEEQVAAAYATLEEARRRDPGNYHARFLHGVYLSHQGEPEKGLQLLKNAVALAPDSVAAHKAYWEAFNMLEPSLQQHERAAVLADLKVLEAESGRPWGLARAAEQYGALGMRDKQVALEDKLLREHGEDPIGKTVLYHRITRLSQAIDLYGTRRRPPDQGQPGPIQAPPDPERNLDDLLKKESTETLKKSLWDYVSRHDEKGDWLLPQAYSTLFVAIRDDAATSEEELLRVTRGMSKHPWGSASRGVALGALALADRNVGLREVEALVRERLSDLEENLAKEKADFKNEANYRQYLDEATGEMHDALGWVLLKQGRTAEAEKELVLARQLAPGQLVNLFHLGGLAESRRDLDQARRFYGECSTLPSRKENPCLPALRSLYENQHGSLEGFESTLETQQDRGRAIRRERLLADSLKPPMRLPPFRLKDLAGEEVSSDRLEGKIGVIDFWGVWCPGCKTAAPYFQKLVDKYRDEPEVVILSINTFDALPVVQKWIREEGLTFPVLRDAGYVTDHEDIIEAYPTTWFVDRGGHIIYIERGAEENLVEEFSWRIEALKRR
- a CDS encoding redoxin family protein, which encodes MMSRLLVLLTILLALPIGSTVPWEPQEGKSLLGSHAPEWSGITWVHGGPLTLESLKGKVILLRFWMGDCPYCIHSAPALLSLRKQYGDRGLVVVGLHHPKSEKARDIGWVSRKADELGFDFPVGQDDQWTTLRAYGVGTVFRHFTSVSFLIDRNGIIRFVHDGGEFHPDGGAGHEECNRAYEALQAAVETTLAHK
- a CDS encoding tetratricopeptide repeat protein, whose protein sequence is MLRSHRLLLTCCAFLLMLPSALPAAETSTPNSSLPSNKEDWIQIETAHFRIYSNAPERRALELGRSLERFRAVLAAFQTNLRLDTPQPNFIYIFKNQESFNAYNLRVGGKLAEVSGLFHPGWDANYIIMSAAWNLDPRPTIYHEFTHQFVRSNLAIVPAWFNEGLAEYFSTFVGDDKRASLGKPVPEHVQWLSYNDFIPLEKLFEQDYDPDFYTEVTRAGTFYAESWALVHYLLANGAERKSQTGKFLDGIIQGMSPEAALQASLHVSLSGLQKECQAYVARNRFNYSEITFSDKFRVDDSAKVRPMGRSESLARLGELLLNLQEERLPDAEAHLREALRLDPEGGIPLMNMGTLLAAKGEFDKAVSLFERAAASLPDDPLLYYREARALLHRKEGERAVGEESIGSAPPETVERARVLLKRTLKIRPSFAEAYIELGNLSDAPGGSLEEGIEALEKARTLMPSRLDVTMNLFFLNLKMGNRAAAQELFDKAIVPQRDEESIRWARLRLEYDAQVRAAGKAEAVAPEGPGTPVPVPDEALFQERKRSYVQILEEALKTTSDPESRKRLEAEIARAQATIYLPGQIDAFNKAVDLANAKDYPSAVTILEKLLPQVQDEELRTRVEAMLADLKKRVTQ
- a CDS encoding RMD1 family protein; this encodes MPTLPVPTTTPSQAERLSVRAVYLEGQIDLKSFRAHNSEYPVLAADPLIVEPVRGSFLVITKFGALVFWNCPEPLQRTILSDTRQLMGGSHAEKMEDSLDVLVGTTENAVTFNEVRLKELSLDRVSIISQAVAQSVALDHIEREVAGALKGFEPVVVDIHSTGRLRLSVRQVLKAVGFALQVRSTVLANLTLFDRPPETWESEMLERLDSQLYDFFDLEERLSAINQKVAYFTDMSSIFMNLLSDRRNVQLELTIVVLILIEVVVFLWSILR
- a CDS encoding phosphatase PAP2 family protein translates to MSVDQGRLPHDGKAFRNFHLLRGGVPLLILAMTAAPCTAATQGGPRLCGPIAESAPYDEPVLGDTPADDGSASSDAALSDGSSSLDGTSEEQQAVASEDEASDKPYWRTNLFRRFFSDQKYLFTDWLPAEVHRPGFIYPVLLGTGIALAAGRDADASQPDLGFERDFSSDTGGATLSTAHVFTNLGDAPAGLFLIGTAYLAGRWSGHDRFAESASLSAEAVLDTGLWVSVLKHLTARTRPNAGGTGQFFQYNPPPGQKNDSFPSGHASGAFAAATVFAGMYREQHRWVPWVAYGTAGLVAASRVALGRHFPTDVFVGALVGNSFGRMVLSRDQPVEKRASSGLTPFYDPASGAEGVTWHREW
- a CDS encoding SUMF1/EgtB/PvdO family nonheme iron enzyme, encoding MACALVLDSCLALEAATDRVPVWGGRYQAGASSGLQRKAQTLCASTSPPGAACGPQILQNEGRRARRSLNDFEIDRFEVSQERYRECVAVGACMPADWPACRYGDGTVPSEADREILEQHDRPAVCVTFEQARSYCLWRLGDLPDEAQWEKAAGGQRLFPWGDKWNPALLNWGDDGKADGFQLSAPVASFPGGASPFGVQNMVGNVWEWAIRLPELDDAAAYGKQVIRGGGFAAPPYAQRIHKRAPYDPARGYPNVGFRCVYP